Below is a genomic region from Echinicola rosea.
CTTTATTAATTGACTAAAGGTGTTTTTATTTTCTCCCCTTAACAGTAAAGCAAAGCTTTCACTATCAAAATGAAATGGCCACATTTCTGTTTCGTCTCCTAAAGAAATGCTTGTTTCACTATGCCATATCGGTAGTCTTATTTCAAGCGATTTCTCACTTTCCAAGAGTTTTCCAATTAGTTTTTCAATAGTTTGATGTTTGATGGATTTTATATCACAAACGAATTTTGCGTTTAACTCAAAAAATCCATCAGCAAGACCCACTAGTGTATTTGAAATTAAGTTCAGATTAATTTCGTCAACCGAAATTGGATTTGGGAGGCTGTCTGGTGCATTCAAAAGCCATTTACGAAACTTTACAATTTTACTGTCACTCACATGAAGACCCACATAACTCAGAAACCGTTCTTTCTCAATTCTTTCATTTTTTGCCCACTCTAAAATTGCATCATCAACTAACTCTGATTCTATAATTTCGTTAGCAACAACCTTTAATGAAGGATTGAAGCCCAGTACATTCTCCCAAGAAATTTTATCCAGTTTTATCCTTTTGTTTGTCGGGGTCCTTTGCCATTGCAAGAAAAGAAACTCAATTAGGTCAATCGCATTCTCACCTTTTCTAAGTATAACTGAGTTTACGCCATTTTGAAATGTAAACTCACAGCATATCAAGTTATTGACTTGCCCGTTACCATTTTCTTCTTCAATATTTGAATAAACATAAACATCACTGGCACGAAGGTTGAGTTTCCTAGTCAAATCACTATATCTACTCGACAAAAGACCCTGATCGTTGTAAAACTCCAATTTGTCTTCTTTATCCAGTAAAACATAGTTGCCTGTAAGCGGCAGCCATTCGTTGGATAGAGTTTCCACATTGTAATCATTCAAGTAACACTTTCCTTCAGAAGCTGTATGAATCAAAAGAATCAGTTGATCTGTATTATTAATTTTATGGTCTTGATCCTCAACTAGATTCATCACACGAGCGATTAGTTCATCGGTGATGTTTTCACTTGATATCTTGAATATTCTTTTAGCGGCTTTTTCTGTTAATAAAGAGTTCTGTACTGCTAATTCTACAAAAGACAAAATGGTTGGAATTGACTTTTCATTTTCCAAATTCAAAAGTTTACTTCTGGACAGTTGAATTTCAAGATCTTCATGATGAATTATAATTTGATCATTTGAAATATCTATGTCTGCTAGGGCGATTTTATAGGTGGCAGTCTCTATGGAGATTTTATCTTGAACGTCTTTGAGTTCCAAACCGTCATTACCAATTAATTCAGATAAAAATTCAAGTTTTACCTTATTCTCAGAAATTTCATCGGTTCGATAGCTGAGAACTACCTCATTTAGTTTATTGAATAGTTGGATTTTAATATCCAAACTAGCAGTGCTTACAACTTCGATAAGCTCTTCCGAGTTGTCTGGAGTTGAAAGTTGAACTAATTCGCTGTAAAGCTTTTCATTTCGATTTGGAACTAAGTTGCCAAATTCAGTTAATGAATTTGGAAGCTTAACAAAAAGTGTTTTGTGGTGCCTTTCTATATAGGTATTAAGATAAGTGTTTCCCTTGGTGAAATAGTTTTTTTCGGCACCTTTGATTAAATTAAGTGTGCCTTCCTCTTCTATTATGTAGTAATTAGTAAAAACATCGATACCAACGTTTCCTGCAAATTGAAGAAAGTAGCTTATTTCTTTGCTATTTAATGTATAGTTGTCGCTAGTTAAAATATCAGCATTATCATCAATTTTTAGACAATTAAGCTCATACCCAAATAAAAATTCTTTATCAGGTACTTGAACATCAAAGGTTTCATCCAAAAGTGTTTGAATTTCATCATAACTTTCAAAATCTAAACTGGACAATTGGGGATGGTAAAATGGAGCCAATACCTCTTTAATTTCGCCATTGAAAAAGATAGATTGGGTTGCCGAACTCAGATTATCACCATCTTCATCATTTCCTTGTTGGAAGAAAAATTCAACATCAGAAAGGACAGACTGTCTTTCAGAACTAGACAATGAAATAATCTTATTAGCTATATCATACCAAAATGGTTGAACTACACTATTAAATATTTTTGAATCATCTGACTCTAGATAAGTCTCTATTTCTTTTGATCGTTCAGTAGAATTAATGATATACGGAGCTAACCATGTCTTGTTTGTTGATTTTAGGAGATGCTTTAATCTTACACAGTCACCTTTGGCATTCTGAAATAATCTTAATTCTTGTAAACGTTCTTTACGCCTGCCTTCCTCTATCATGTCTTTTAACGCAACAAAAACGGATTGCTTTTCAGATGGACTGAGCAACTCTACTTTTCCATTACTGATTATCTCAAATATTTTAGGCTGACTCCTTAACTGACCATTTGTGTTCAAATAAGGACTGTAGTTCCTGAAAAAATCATAATCATCTAGGTTGGTTAAATTTATTTTTAAACCTATTCTTTTGAGAGTTTCAGTTATTGATGCCAGGTTATTATGAATAATCAGGTAACAATCATCTTGAACTTGGGCTATCTCATTATCTGATAAAAGCTGCCCATCATCAAAATGGAATAGTTTTAAAGCTTTTAAATTGTTTTTGAAACTATCTGATTGGACTCGCTCTTTATTGAAATATTGTAACTCTTCAAAAACTACATTTATTCTTGTAGGGCCTTGTTCTAACCATTTATTCACATGTGTAGCAACTTCTTGTTTTTGAAGCAGTGTGAAAATATCAAAGGGTAGTGGGTTTAGTTTCTGGAAAGCTTTTTCCCTTATGAGATCAGGTGATTCAGGTCCCCAATAAAACCAATTAAAGCTTGAAACGCCATAAATTTCCGGAGATACTTCAATGTTTGTCTTTTTGATCTTTGGTTGAAGATGCGTCAACGTAAAGCTATTGTCGGACATGAATTGACGAACAGGAATAAGCTTCTTTAATACCTTGGTGATTTCATCAATGAATGGTTCTTTAACCCATTGTCTTTCGTAAACATGACTTTCACTGGAAGTTAGGAGGGCGGCATATAGGTCTAAAAACTTTTTGTTTTGGCCGTTTTCATAAATTGAAAGCAACTCTGTTTCCAGTCGTCTGGCAATTACTCTCAGCAGACGTTCATTGATACCGTCTTCTCCTTGAGTACCTTTATGAAGGAAGGTTCTTGAGCTGGCTTTGTAAAAAGCGTTGGAGTGTAATACAAAGTTGAAATTGTGAACTTCTTCACTCAATGGGAAATACAAGTAGAAGTTTGGAGCTCCTTTAAAGTAATCGCCTATTTCGTTATACCCCCGAAAGCCAAATAGAACTTCAATATCATCTTCTTTTTCAAATTTTGTCTTTTGGTCGTTGGTTAGCTCTTCTTTATTTGTGACACCAAACCTTATAAACAAGTAATCTTCAGTGTGGTCTGCTTTGGTTATTTTGAAATAATGATAGTGAAGATCCGGTTTGTGTATAGGTTCGTCTTTATTTAACTGAACCGTATTAAGAAGTTGGTGCGCTTTCTTATCGGCTTCAGCTGTTTCTTGCAGAATTGCCAAAGAAAACCTTACCCCTTCTCCAAGATTTTTATCTGCCAGATCATTTTCTTTACCTGATCCAAGTTTTATGAAAAAGAGAGAGCCTTCTTTGTACGTTTCTTCATTGAGAATATCCTTATAGTTTGATACCCACCTTTGGAGTGCTCCGATTTCATTTGATGTAAATACAGGTAAATTAGCGGGTTCTCCATTTGTGAGAATCACATTTTCATCAACAATTTCATTCTCAGGTAAACCAGGAAAGCAGGTAATAAGAATTTTGAAAAGCCAGGGATGTTTATCAGCAATTTCAATTTTATCTTCGTGGGTTTTAAAATCAATGTCAACAGGTTCGATTTTTGTTTCTGCTGATGCAAGGTTTGTAATCTCGTTATTTTGCCAACTAAATAAAATTGGTCCTGAAGGTTCGGAACTAAGTAGTTCATCCAAACCATTTTCTTTACCTACCAAACGGTGCGCAAGCTTAAAGCCTATACCAAACTTTCCGATACTTTGGCTATCCGCTGTTTTGGTAGAAGAACCTACATTTAAAATAGAACGAATACTATCAAAATTGAACATTTTGCCATTATTGGCAATCAAAACGTAATGGTTCCCATCAATCTCGTCCCTTCCCCATGCCATAGTAAAATGGCTCGCTCCAGCATCAACTGCATTCTGGAGAAACTCATAAACGGCTTGACCGTCTTTTGCCATGTCTAGGAAGCTCTGCAAGAAATTTCCAATACCTTGTTCTGCCTTGCCATAGCCTTCTTTGTCTCCGTGATAGACTTCAAACCAACCAAACTCTCTTTTCCCATTCTCACTGATTCGAAATGTGCCCATGTTATGCTCATTTCTATTAGGAAGATCACGTACGATTTCCTTGTAGAAAGTTCTGTATTGACGGATGTTCTTGATCTTCATCCTTAAATCATCTTTTCAATTTTTGTAATCACTTCTTCAATGGCCAAAGAATTAATCCCGCCTTTTTCACTCTCTGTGGTGGTAAATAGATTCTCATCCATTTTATATCCGTTGTCTTTGTAGAATTGAAGTTTCTTTTCCCAGTCTGCTTTGTAGCTGGGTAATGACATCATCCCTAAATGTTCCAGGATTACGATATCTCCGGCAGCATCTATGAAGGTAAAGTCCGGAATACGCTTCTGTCCGTTTTTGCCCAAGAATTCCCGTTCATATTCAAACTCGATACCCTTCTCTACCAGCATATTGGCGATAATCACTTCTGACTTGCTTCGCACCAGCAAACCTTCTTTTTTGGTCTTATGAATTAGCCCTTCCGCAAAGGGAATACTGTGCTTTTCTTCTCTTACCGAGTAAGCAAACAGATGGGTATTTCGCTTAGCCGTTTCAGAATATTGTGGTTTGGATAGGTTGATAATCCATTGTGGCGTATCACCTTCAATGAGAAGAATCAACTGCTTTTTAGCTCTGGTTAAAGCCGTGTAAATCAGCTCCCGAGAGATAATCCGACCCGTTTTAGGTATCACCAAAAACACATAGTCAAAATCACTTCCCTGACTTTTATGCACAGTAATGGCATATGCCAGTTCTAGGTTACTTGAATCATTTTCGGCTTGACCTTGACCTCTGTATCCAAATGTGATTTTGTCGTCAACTCCTGCAAATACCACATTGGCAAAGCCTTTATTGGTTGCTTTTACCAACCCCAGCTGCCCATTGGATAATTGATGCTTTTCACCGCCCGGAAATCCTTCTTTCCATTCGTTTACCGTTTGGATCACCTTATCGTAAAAGCCAATCTGATATTCGCCTATAGAAACTGTTCCCTTTAATCCTGTTCTAAACTGTTGCTGAAAAATCCGGTTCAAATTGAAGGAACCCCAATACGGTGCCTTAACCGGACTGAGCAATTGAAAGGCTTCAATTTTGCCTGTATCAATTTTGCTTCCGTTCACACCTAAAAAGGCATTGAGTTTGGCATAGTCCCTTTCGTCTTTTAGCCCAAGTTTATCAATCAGTAAGGCGTTTAATGCTTTTACCAATGACTGCTCATCTTCCCAGGTTGCTACATGCAAATCGTTAAGTAATGAATTGTCTCCTAACTTTTGGAAAATGGCATCCGCATCTTTACTTGGCTTTAATCCTGAATACCAGGATGCAAGGGTTAAGGTATCTGAATTGGCTCCATCAACGTTTCTTACCACTTCTTTCAACCTTGCCAGTGCATTGGTAGCGTCATAGTCTTCATGCTCGGTCTCCAAGTTATCAAGGCAAGTGCAGAAATCTGCAAAGGGCCTTCCTGCTCCGATTGGCGGTAATTGGTAAGGGTCTCCAACGAGAATAAGTCGTTTGATGTGTCCCAAATCCAATGCTTGCATTAAGGCATACAAATCATCTTCAGTAAGCATGGAGCACTCATCCACAATTACGTTTTGTTTGCCTTTGTATTTTTCGGGTCCCGAAAACCGTGGTTTCATTCGGTTCCAATCAAATCGCTTTTGCTTATTTAAAAATTGAGCAATGGTGAACGCTTCACCACCCGCCATTTTGCCCAGTTTCACTCTGGCTTTGCCTGTTGGTGCTAAAAGGAGGATGCCTTCGCTGGTAAGTGATTGGCAGCCGAATAAAGCACCCAATACGGTAGTTTTTCCGGTACCTGCTGGGCCAAGCAGAACGGAAATTTTCCTTCCTGTTATGCGCTTTAGGGCTGAAACCTGATCCGATAGTGCTGCCGCATGTTTGGGATTACTTGGTTCGAAGATTATCCCATTGTTGTAAATTGATTGCTTGATTAATTGTTCCCAGTTTTCATCAACAGGGTCTAATTCTTTTTTAGCGCGGGCAATTAATACCTTTCTGAACCAGGATTCAATGTCATTGTACTTAGCCAGTTGAAGCGAATGTATTTCTTCTGCATCTATAAAACTGATTTGCTCTTTGATGAACTCAATATTGGTGACCACGTAGTTGGCAGGAAGCACCGTATTCCGTTGCAGATTGAGTGTGTTGATGGTCTCGGTAATCTCGTTTACCGAAACAAGTGTGTCTCCGTTTTCCGCTGCACCTTTCAATACTTGAGTGATTATGGCCCTGATGCGTCTTTGGTCTAGTGGAGAATCCACCAATTGCGGCTTCTCAGGCACATGCTCTCCCTGAATCGCTTTATCTTCAAATAGGCCATTGTCTAAGGTTTCAACGGCTATAGGATAGTCTTCAAGGTCTCCTTCATCCAGTTCTGCTATACGATAAGGATTGAGTATTAGCTCAGCATCTGTTGACTTATAACCGAGTTTGGTTCGGGTACCGGCATCAAACCAGTTTTTGATTTGTTTTTCTGTGAGTTCAAATCTGGAAAGCAGCATCAACAAGTTCTTGCGTTCTGTGCTTTCATTGAGCCAGATATCCCTGAAATGCGGCAAATCAGCAGCATAGGGTTTTCGACCCAGATTGATGTGCTCATAAATAGCATCTTCCCAGGCATCCCATGGATTGTCTTTGGTGTCTAAGTGATTTTCTGCTCGTAAGTCTTCTTCCAGTAAATGGCCGTATTGAAAACCCAACGCCAACAAGGCATTGCCAAAGGATGGGAATGGCCCCATACTTTCCTTTACCTTGCCAATTTGCTTGTCTATCCAAATAATGTGTTGATCCCAAACGTCTTTGACAATCCCATGTTCTTTGATGCGCTCAATGATGCTGCGCAATTTGCCCAGAACCACCAAAACAGAACTGTCATTTACATGCTCACTGCCATAAGCAAATTCATCTATGATTTCCTGCCTACTGGCCGTTTCCTGCAGGGTGAGCTTGATTTCATTTAGCAGATCCTGCTTGTTCTTTTTCCCTTCTTTGGTTTTTAGCTGAAAGTCATCCGGTAGTTCGAGGTACTCGTGATAGGGAAGTAGAATGCCTTCGCTTGCCGCATCATTTGGGCGAATGCCATGTGAGATCAGTCTGTCCCACAAGGGGTAAGTGTAATCGGCTGTGGTTTCGTATTTGAGAATCTTAGATTTGGTTTTTATAGAACCAATGCCCACAATTAACCTGCGGCTGTCTTCGTCTATCGGGTTTGCACCTTTGGCATAAAAAATCACTAAGGAATGCTCTTCTTTGATGGGCTCGAAGAAGCGTTTTAATAGGGCTTCCTGCGTTTTGCTGGTATACACCCAAGACGAAGGGAAAGGTGGATTTTCATCATGTGGAATGTCCGGATACCATTCCCTTATGGTGGCTTGATTGCCCCTTAGCATCCACCAAAAAGGAACCGCAAAGCAGCTATACGGGGGCACTTCAATAGTGGTGGGCTTAAGCTTGGTGTGTGGAATATCTTTCCAGCCCGGTTTATTGTAAGGGTGATTGAACTGACGCTTGTATTTTCGGAAACTCATAAAACTACCACCTTCTGCTTTGCAGGGCGGCAACTGACTGTCTTGCAATTCAGCCCAGTGTTTACCTGCTAAGGCTTCTTCCGATTGATCATTTTTTTCTTGATAAATTCGGGGCAGGTTGAGGCAAAAAGCATTTTGCGAAGGGTGTTTACAAACCGCTCCGTTCCATTTGCTATCGTGCCAGGCTACTCTGATGGATAAATGCTGGTTCATATGTTTGCTGTTTCTTTAACGAGGTGGTTTACCCTAACCATACCGCTCAATAAGTATTGGATTAATCCTGTTTTGAGGGATTGGAGTTTGGAGTATTTTGTTTTGTCTTGTTTCATCAAATTCTTTATCCCTTTTAGAGCGTTGACAAAAAACAGCTCTTTTGGTTTTTCAAGCGTTGGCTTTTGTGTCGGCAAAAACCAAATGTGCTGTTTGTGCGTTGGCTCTTTTCGCATGGCATACAACGCCCTGTGTAGAAGCAGTAGCAGCCTTTATTTCATCAATATCCCGAAAGCAACTACCGTTGACCAGCGACTTACGGTTCCTGCTTGAACCAAAAAAAAGCTATTGCTTCTACACCTTGTTATAGTGCGTTTGTTTTGTTTCCGTTATCAGTCTTCCCTTTTGAACCCTTGATCCAGCCAAGGTTTTTGCACAGACCTCAACTGTCAGGGTGACCTTCTTTTTTCCAATCTCCCCCTCCTTTCGGCTTCCTTCAATCGCTCCCCTCAAATCGACAAACCGGGAGGCGAAGCCCCTCTTCTTCCTTTCCCCTTCATCCTCCTTTTTCAAAACCCTTCAATGAGCCGCCAAAAACATCGCTAAATGAAGCTAAAAAGCTCACCCAATGCGCTATAACGGTCCGGCTATGCGTAGTGCGGGATTTCAAGGCACTTTACTGTCCGCCTACCGTAAAGTTTGATTAATGTAAATGCTTTCATGTCAGCACTTTCACCCGCATTACGTATAGCCATTGTTGGCGTGTCGTGCTTTTTATTTTCCACTTTTTCGTCTGTTGTCTTCTTTACAAAGCATTTGACAGTTTTCAGCACTTGTCTTTCCGCCTTCATGCCAAGGTGTTATGTGGTCAGCTTCCATTTCTTCAATTTCAAAACTTTCTTTACAGACGACACAAACTCCCTTTTGTCTTTCATATGCTTCTCTTTTTTGACTTGGGCTAAAAGCTCGAATATTTAAGTACTTTTCTTTGCCTGTTAGTACATAGTGATAAATGCCTTTTTTCTTTGTAACATCTTCATCAAGCATCAAAGAGGAAATCTGTTTTTCTAATTCTTTAGAATCAATTTTTACGTCTTTGAATTCGTTGTACAAAAAGCCCCAATCAATCCCTTTCATTTCCCTACGATATTTTGGAAAAACAGCTCTGACCCAATTTATTACACTTTGAAAATAGAGCCACAATTCATTGGCATTAGGTTCGTGTTGATTTTTTGCCATGTATGATTCGATTGCATCATCACTTATCCATTTAATTGTCGTTTCGAGATAATCTTGTCGAATTGCTGAACCATTCATTAAATCACCACCTAAACTGTATGCTGCACAACCATTTTTACTGAAATATCTCTTTGCATCAGAAACCCAAGAACCTGAATAAACTGCATTTCTTAATTCCTGGTCAGTCAGTTTTTCACCTGCAATGTTGATAGTTCTGAACCATTCGAGCTTTTCACTATCTGAACCGCTACACAGGTATACCATCAATTTGTAATTTAGAATTTGCTCCTTTTCATCGGACTGTAGATTATGGAAGTACCTATCGTTAAATGCAAAATCACCTTCAACAAATTGAGCAATTGATATTGTCCGTTGTTGGCCGTCAATAACTTCATAATTCCCATCTTCTCTTACTGCCCAATACATCACATTAAGTGGAAACTCCTTTGTTATTGTATTAATAACAGCATCTCTCTGTTTATCCTTATAGATAAATTCTCTTTGATAGGGTGGACGTATATCCAATTTGCCTCCATAGCCAACAACTCCACCTTCTTCATTGTCTTCGTAATTATTGGTCAAATCTCTAACCGTGATTTCTTTTAATTCTATGTTCATTTTTAGGCGATTACTTTTTTGTTTTTAATGAGAATGCGAGCATAAATCTTCTTTCCATTAATGTAAGGATAGCCATGATTAAACTCATCAATTTTTGTTGTTACCATTTGACCAATTAATTCAAATTGGTCAGGATTATACTTGCTCATAAATGTTATTGGTACTCCCATAATGCCTTCAAAATCCATTGGGATTTCTCTGGCTTTATCCACATTTATTGCATCGTAGTTGTCATATTTAGGATACTCTTCTTCATTTCCGTAATATTTTTTAAAGAGTATCATGTCTTCGTGCCTTTTTTTAATCTCCAAATTGGTGTACCAAACTACACCCGATACTCGAATCATTCCTTCTTTGTGGTCCGTATCTGAAGCGTAATCTTCATAATGAGGATTAATGAAATGAGCCATGTTTCGATTAAATCCGTAGCCTAACCAAATCTTATTATCCTTTAAATATTTGAATATCTCCTTATATGTTATGGCGTTTTGGTGTCCAATGATTATGAATTTTTTATCGTGTTCAATTAATTGGGTAACATACTCTCGAAAAAGTGAGAAAGGTGGGTTTGTTACAACAATATCTGCTTGTTCTAATAGCTCAATGCTTTCTTTACTTCTAAAATCTCCATCGCCTTTTAAATGTACTATTCCTATTTCTTCAGGGTCAGGCACGTTATTTCCATTTTTATCTCCTGTATATTCTAAATAAATGGCTTGTTCTGAATCATTCAGGCTGAATAAGTCACGTTCTTGATTTTTGTAGCAAGTTGTAATTAGTCTTTTTAGACCAAGTCTTTCAAAATTGTATGAGAAGTAATGAAAGAAATTACTAATTCTTGGGTCATCACAATTACAATAAACAGTCTTGTCTTTGAAATGCTTCTTATAGTGTCTCAATTCTTTCTCAATGTCGGAAAGCTGGGTGTAGAATTCATCCTTTTTAGACTTACTTGCTTTATGTAAATGTTTGTTTTCGTTCGGCATAGTTTAATTTATGTCGTCAAATTTATGTTCGTATTATCGTTTACTTTGTCGTTTTCCGCATGCACGCCAACGGTTAGTATATGAAAAGTAGGCGGTTTCGAAGCTCAAAACTTTCAGTTAAGTATTGAGTTTGATACGAGCCAAAACCCTTGGTTTTACTACTATTTCGCCTATTTTTTATATACATTGTTATGCCTTCGCCTTTTATTTTATTTATTCTGAATTTGTCGTGATTCCGTCATAAAAATAGTCAACTATGTATTTGTCGAACGTATCTATATAATCGTATGACTTAATCATCTCTTTCCCGATTTTATGAAATATTTCGATTGCATTGTGAATGTTCAAATTTTCATCCAAGAAGTTGATTATACCATTTTGATGCAATTTCCGTGAAATCATTCTTGGCATACCATATTCCTCTAGTTGATAAACAACCGATGGAAGGAATGCGTGAGAAACCCTAGAAACAAAAGGAGCTACATCTGTTCCGTTGTTAATTATTTCTTTTTGAAGAATGTTTATATCACTTATTAAGGAAGATAGATTAAAAGCAGCTGTCCTTTCCAACTTGAAAAATTGCTCAATATCAATATCAAATTCGTCTAATTCATCTAAAAGTTCAGGAATTGTACTTCCCCAATTCTCAACTAGAACTTTAACAAACTCTACAAATTTCCTATGTTGGATACCATACGGACCATCACCCCATTCGCCTGGTTGTAAACTAATTATTTTCCATAATAGTCTATCCCAAGATTCCGGTTCGTTAGAATTTAGATATGAAAGCCCATTCCATTCCTCTGGATTAGATTTCATTTGTCTTGCCGTTTCTTTGATAAATTCCGAATTATTAGATTGGAAAATATTTTCTTTTAATAGCCTATCATAAGATTCTTTTCCAAGAATATCGTACATCTCATTTTTAAATGTTACAATTTTGGCGATTTGCTCATTGTCTAAACTTGAACTGTAAATATTTTCGTCCAAGTCACCTAAAATAGTGTCTGGAAATGGAATGTCTAGCTGAGTTGTTCCTTCTTGAGGTGGTGGTTCAAGTAAGTATATTTTACCAATAAAATACTTAAACATTCTACCTCCTCTGCCAATAATATTTTTATAGGTAAAACTGTCTAAAATACTGTTGCCACCACTTTTTCGATTTCGCCAAATAATAACGTTTTCTGCGGATGTATTTACACCTTCTATTATTGATGAAGTAGAGATAATATTATTTAATCCTTCTTGTTCTTCAAATAACTTGACTTGAATCTGACTTATAGAACGATGCAATTGACCATTATGAATGCCAACACCTCTTTTCACCAGATTAGTTAGTTTCCAATTAGCTCCATAATTTATTGTTAGCCAATTAGCAAATTCTACCATTAAAGGTTTGTCGGAAATTGGAAGGTTTTCATTTAATAGATTTGAAACTTTGTCTATTTGCGGATATGATGCAGCATAAATAAGTGACTTTGTTTTGGTTTCTTCAAGAATTTTCAGAAGCACTTCGCCTTTTTGAAGTTCTTTTTCAATTCTGTCTCCTTCAATTTCTTTGTATGGTTCAAAGCGTTCAAGATAAACTGTGCTGAATCCTAATTTATCCTCAAAAGCCATATCTTGAGTAAATACATTATCACCAATAGAAGTTATGTTGGGAGCTAAGAAATATTTTTGTTTCGATTTAAGACCTAGTTTAATAATTGCCTTTAGCAGAGATGGAGACCTAGATTTATCATATACAGAACTTGCTTTATAGAACTCATCAATTATTAAAATATCAATACTGTCGATTTTATTTACATAATTCATTGCCCTTTCTTGTGGGAAAATAAAAATGTTTCTTTCAGCAAGCTCAACTTCAGTAGTTGTTATAATTTTATAACTATTCGCGAACTTCTTGTATAAACGTCTCCTTGTCTCGTCAGTTAGAGCAATTGTCGGGACGATTATCACTACATTATCAGGCTTTTTAATTGAAATAAAAGCATCTATCACAAAGCTTTTCCCAAAGCTTGTTGGAGCACTTACTGCAATGTTTTCTCCATTAACTAATCGTTTTAATAATGACGATTGTTCTCTATGCAAGGTGGCTTGTTTACCTCCTATATCGACCTTGAATATTTCAAATACAAATCTGTCTTCCCAATTAGCAGTATCAGCTTTGAGGTATGGATATAGACCTGTTTCACGAATTAAATGATTTACTAATGGTGAATATTCAATTTCGTTTCTTTCGTGATAATCCAATAGTTTAATTAGCTCATTTCTAGCTTGAACCTCTTTACGTTCAATTAAGAATTGATTGACTATATGACAAGTTTCAAATATTTCCATTGGTTAAGAATTTTTATAGAAGTCAGCCATTGAAACAAACTTGTCCACAATAGTTTTCTTGAGTGGAACAGGAAATAAAATCAAATGAAATTTGATTTGAGAATACTGTGGTATTCCACCGATTTTATTTAATTGTTTATTGAAAAATGATTCCGCTCTTTTTTTATGATATGCAATCATTTCGGTTTTATATTCATCAGAAATTATGTTGTGATTTTGGGTTAT
It encodes:
- a CDS encoding DEAD/DEAH box helicase; translation: MEIFETCHIVNQFLIERKEVQARNELIKLLDYHERNEIEYSPLVNHLIRETGLYPYLKADTANWEDRFVFEIFKVDIGGKQATLHREQSSLLKRLVNGENIAVSAPTSFGKSFVIDAFISIKKPDNVVIIVPTIALTDETRRRLYKKFANSYKIITTTEVELAERNIFIFPQERAMNYVNKIDSIDILIIDEFYKASSVYDKSRSPSLLKAIIKLGLKSKQKYFLAPNITSIGDNVFTQDMAFEDKLGFSTVYLERFEPYKEIEGDRIEKELQKGEVLLKILEETKTKSLIYAASYPQIDKVSNLLNENLPISDKPLMVEFANWLTINYGANWKLTNLVKRGVGIHNGQLHRSISQIQVKLFEEQEGLNNIISTSSIIEGVNTSAENVIIWRNRKSGGNSILDSFTYKNIIGRGGRMFKYFIGKIYLLEPPPQEGTTQLDIPFPDTILGDLDENIYSSSLDNEQIAKIVTFKNEMYDILGKESYDRLLKENIFQSNNSEFIKETARQMKSNPEEWNGLSYLNSNEPESWDRLLWKIISLQPGEWGDGPYGIQHRKFVEFVKVLVENWGSTIPELLDELDEFDIDIEQFFKLERTAAFNLSSLISDINILQKEIINNGTDVAPFVSRVSHAFLPSVVYQLEEYGMPRMISRKLHQNGIINFLDENLNIHNAIEIFHKIGKEMIKSYDYIDTFDKYIVDYFYDGITTNSE